Below is a genomic region from bacterium.
ATGGCAGCGAGGATCAAGACGAAGCGTATTTCGAGTCCCTGCGGGGAGCGGGGCCCGTCGATCATGGCTTCGACACACGCCTCCTCAAGGAGCCGGCCAGCATTCTGCCGGCCCGCAAGCCTGTCGTGCTGGGGCCTGCAAATTCGGTTACGGACGCCATTCGCGCGATGAAGGGAGAGCATCGGGGGGTGGTCCTGATTTCGGAGGACGGCACCCCCGGAACCGCGGTCATCGGCATCTTCACCGAGCGAGATGTGCTCTTCCGCGTTGTCGATGGCGGGCGCAACCCGGCGACCTTGGCCCTCAACGACGTGATGACCCCGGATCCCGAGTGTCTCAGTGAAGAGGGGACCATCGCTGACACATTGAGTCAGATGAGCGTGGGCGGTTTTCGGCACGTGCCGGTGGTGGATGCCAAAGGCTGTCCCGCCTTCGTGGTTTCCGTTCGCGACATCGTCCAATTCCTGGTGGACGCGTTTCCCCGCGAGATCCTCAACCAGAGCGGGGACCGCCACCGCCAACGCGAAGGCGGTTGATCGTCAGCCGTCCAACGCGTCGTGGAGCATCGGCTGAGGCACGGGCTCGCCGCTCTTGCGCGTGCGCCGGACCTCGCTGACCAACGCAATGGCCCGGCGTAGGAAGAAGATACCGATCAGCACGTTCCAGGCGAGGAAGATCGCATTGGTCGCGAAGGCGTAGGCAATCAGCGCATCCCGATCGCCGAACTCTGCGTAGAGTTCGGCCCAGGTGAACTCACGCACGCCGAAGTTTCCCACCGAGGGGATCGCCA
It encodes:
- a CDS encoding CBS domain-containing protein, with translation MPRDRNGFSDGSEDQDEAYFESLRGAGPVDHGFDTRLLKEPASILPARKPVVLGPANSVTDAIRAMKGEHRGVVLISEDGTPGTAVIGIFTERDVLFRVVDGGRNPATLALNDVMTPDPECLSEEGTIADTLSQMSVGGFRHVPVVDAKGCPAFVVSVRDIVQFLVDAFPREILNQSGDRHRQREGG